A single region of the Xiphias gladius isolate SHS-SW01 ecotype Sanya breed wild chromosome 17, ASM1685928v1, whole genome shotgun sequence genome encodes:
- the zgc:153990 gene encoding nuclear apoptosis-inducing factor 1, whose protein sequence is MSSPIYYNQDSVTRFKKRKARFSFSEVHILLDEVRKHRMVVVGKFNRGVPTDMKKRTWAEITARVNEIGECQREVIEVIKKWSDLKCDTKRKVAAMRSGTVPNRGLNSRLSRDLNQTEKIVLQILEMDEEDQSMSDFGPLGDDDDVPEEEEEMEEEDMIGMQSSPNGGLDLTSMPPPTSYSMSGLAQSGDSSQPAFDLQYEVPATEDTEAAFGDSDDDQREEVIPPTQTAKPTEEHQGNNGIQKQGQPQCSGPTTSTATLLMPGQPAQNMRDSMLHNASLSLQEQHATNILLETVSRSLELLSESVQQLAETQQEFVRESLQLQRETVQVLRDFTGGAIALMHDKLNGRPAL, encoded by the exons ATGTCTTCACCAATATACTACAATCAAGACAGTGTTACCCGcttcaagaaaagaaaagctcgTTTCTCTTTCAGTGAAGTCCACATACTGTTGGATGAAGTAAGGAAGCATCGTATGGTTGTTGTGG GCAAATTCAATCGTGGTGTGCCAACTGACATGAAGAAGCGCACATGGGCAGAGATTACTGCGCGTGTCAATGAGATCGGGGAGTGCCAACGCGAAGTCATCGAGGTCATCAAGAAATGGTCTGACCTTAAGTGTGACACCAAGCGGAAAGTGGCTGCCATGCGGTCAGGGACTGTGCCCAATAGGGGCCTCAATTCACGTCTTTCACGAGACCTTaatcagacagagaaaatagtGCTTCAGATCCTGGAGATGGACGAGGAAGACCAGAGTATGAGTGACTTTGGCCCACTGGGAGATGACGATGATGTgccagaggaggaagaagaaatggaggaggaggatatgATAGGAATGCAGAGTTCCCCTAACGGCGGGTTGGACTTGACGTCTATGCCCCCGCCAACCTCTTACAGCATGAGTGGACTTGCACAGTCAG GGGACTCATCACAACCTGCCTTTGATCTGCAATATGAAGTACCTGCGACAGAAG ATACCGAAGCTGCATTTGGAGACTCAGATGATGACCAAAGGGAGGAAGTGATTCCTCCCACTCAGACAGCAAAACCAACAGAGGAGCATCAAGGAAACAACGGCATCCAGAAACAAGGACAACCTCAGTGCTCCGGACCTACAACGTCAACAGCCACACTTTTGATGCCAGGTCAGCCCGCACAGAACATGAGGGACAGCATGCTGCATAATGCATCGCTGAGCCTTCAAGAGCAGCACGCCACCAACATCCTGCTTGAGACGGTTTCCCGCTCCCTGGAGCTACTGTCTGAGTCGGTTCAGCAGCTGGCAGAGACTCAACAGGAGTTCGTGCGGGAGTCGCTGCAGCTCCAGCGGGAGACGGTGCAGGTTCTCAGAGACTTCACAGGTGGAGCCATTGCACTCATGCATGACAAACTGAATGGACGGCCAGCATTATAG
- the capns1a gene encoding calpain small subunit 1a, whose protein sequence is MFFAKKFISGIIDVVSNIDPAQFVPSDPPPPRRPVAYAEQHESDEEKQFRRVFQQLAGDDLEVSPTELMNILNRIITKHGDLKTDGFSIESCRSMVAVMDSDSTGKLGFHEFKHLWNNIKKWQGLYKSYDTDGSGVIGADELPNAFRAAGFPLNDQLFEMIIRRYSDESGNMDFDNYIGCLVRLDAMCRAFKTLDKDNNGTIKVNIQEWLQLTMYS, encoded by the exons atgttttttgccaaaaaatttATCAGTGGCATCATTGATGTTGTAAG CAACATTGACCCCGCCCAGTTTGTGCCATCTGACCCT CCTCCACCCCGTAGGCCAGTTGCATATGCAGAGCAGCATGAGAGTGATGAGGAGAAACAGTTCCGCAGAGTCTTCCAGCAACTCGCTGGAGAT GACTTGGAAGTAAGCCCAACTGAGCTGATGAACATCCTTAATAGAATCATCACAAAGC ATGGTGATCTGAAGACAGATGGTTTCAGCATTGAGTCTTGCAGGAGCATGGTGGCAGTCATGGAT AGTGACAGCACTGGAAAACTCGGCTTTCATGAATTCAAACACCTCTGGAACAATATAAAGAAATGGCAG gGATTGTACAAGTCCTATGACACAGATGGCTCTGGTGTCATTGGTGCAGATGAGCTGCCCAACGCTTTCAGAGCTGctg GCTTCCCTCTCAATGACCAGCTGTTCGAGATGATCATTCGCAGATACAGCGATGAAAGTGGGAACATGGATTTTGATAACTACATTGGCTGCCTTGTGAGGCTGGATGCCATGTGCC GTGCCTTCAAAACTCTGGATAAGGATAACAATGGGACTATCAAAGTCAATATTCAGGAG TGGCTTCAGTTGACCATGTACTCTTGA
- the nova1 gene encoding RNA-binding protein Nova-1 isoform X3, which translates to MTSLHRNQHEGEYFLKVLIPSYAAGSIIGKGGQTIVQLQKETGATIKLSKSKDFYPGTTERVCLIQGTVEALNGVHNFIAEKVREMPQSAQKPEPVSILQPQTTVNPDRVKQAKLIVPNSTAGLIIGKGGATVKAVMEQSGAWVQLSQKPEGINLQERVVTISGEPEQNRKAVEIIVQKIQEDPQSSSCLNISYSNVSGPVANSNPTGSPYANTAEVLPNAAAAAATASSLLGQAGLTGMGAFPTAMSSFSGNDLLAITSALNTLASYGYNTNTLGLGLNPAAASGVLAAVAASANPAAAAAANLLASYASDASSSAGHPATGLGGFSLGSLAAATGASNGYLNASSPLMASSLLATEKLADGAKDVVEIAVPENLVGAILGKGGKTLVEYQELTGARIQISKKGEFIPGTRNRKVTITGSPAATQAAQYLISQRITYEQGVRATNPQKVG; encoded by the exons ATGACGTCATTGCATCGAAATCAGCAT GAGGGTGAGTACTTCCTGAAGGTGCTGATCCCCAGCTATGCAGCCGGCTCTATAATTGGCAAGGGCGGCCAGACCATCGTACAACTGCAGAAAGAGACGGGTGCCACCATTAAGCTTTCCAAATCCAAAGACTTCTACCCAG GAACAACAGAACGCGTCTGTCTGATACAGGGTACAGTCGAAGCCCTCAATGGTGTTCACAACTTCATTGCGGAGAAAGTCCGCGAGATGCCCCAGAGCGCCCAGAAACCCGAACCAGTCAGCATACTTCAGCCACAGACCACTGTCAACCCCGACCGCGTCAAACAG GCCAAACTGATTGTACCCAATAGCACAGCTGGGCTGATCATTGGCAAGGGTGGAGCCACAGTGAAAGCAGTGATGGAGCAGTCAGGGGCTTGGGTGCAGCTCTCCCAGAAGCCAGAGGGCATCAACCTGCAGGAGCGAGTTGTAACCATCAGTGGGGAGCCAGAACAAAACCGCAAGGCTGTGGAAATCATAGTGCAGAAGATCCAGGAGGAccctcagagcagcagctgtctCAACATCAGCTATTCTAACGTCTCGGGCCCAGTGGCCAACTCCAACCCTACTGGCTCCCCCTACGCTAATACGGCCGAGGTGCTGCCcaatgcagctgcagcagctgccacTGCCTCCAGCCTTCTGGGTCAGGCCGGCTTGACAGGAATGGGCGCCTTCCCCACCGCCATGTCCAGCTTCTCTGGCAATGATCTGCTGGCCATCACCTCAGCCCTCAATACACTGGCCAGCTATGGCTACAACACTAACACCCTGGGCCTGGGCCTCAACCCTGCAGCTGCTTCTGGGGTCCTTGCGGCAGTAGCAGCTAGTGCTAAcccggctgctgctgctgcagctaaCCTGCTTGCCTCCTATGCTAGCGATGCCTCCAGCAGTGCTGGCCACCCTGCTACAGGCCTCGGTGGGTTCTCCCTGGGTTCTCTAGCAGCTGCTACAGGGGCTTCCAATGGTTACCTAAATGCTTCATCCCCACTGATGGCCTCCTCCCTATTGGCAACAGAGAAGCTGGCAGATGGGGCCAAGGACGTGGTTGAGATTGCTGTTCCCGAGAATCTGGTTGGTGCCATTTTggggaaaggagggaaaacGCTGGTAGAGTACCAGGAGCTAACGGGAGCACGCATCCAGATCTCCAAAAAGGGAGAATTCATTCCTGGTACTCGGAACCGTAAAGTTACCATAACAGGGTCGCCAGCCGCTACACAAGCAGCGCAGTATCTGATCAGCCAGCGGATCACTTACGAGCAGGGTGTGCGTGCTACCAACCCACAAAAGGTGGGctaa